In one window of Nitrospirota bacterium DNA:
- a CDS encoding FtsQ-type POTRA domain-containing protein, with translation MSFGDSRVEYWNSNIMYFYKYKPNKKSYGNKAKSTGNKGRSKGLSKGLSNGIIKGIGRGIRGYAKFLIIILAIVPVLYLADKAIAVAHNRISFSSHVPALPTDLVSSFLKIKSVTLSGNKFVTEEEVSPYLDGLKGTNIFKADIKTLMNKLKEHPWIKDVTVKRELPASILVNILERMPALYISSNGRLYLADEDGVFLGEKPESVLNLPVVYGVSLRGAGSGIKAGETVSAEGMQSALEVKKELTAIPWMDISSSGIEINDSNQVTLHLKEYSIRLGRGEYKEKLRRFHELAKNFRDKGTSFKEVDLRFKNQVIVKEAGT, from the coding sequence GTGAGCTTTGGAGATTCTCGAGTCGAATATTGGAATTCAAATATAATGTATTTTTACAAATATAAACCAAATAAAAAATCTTATGGAAACAAGGCAAAATCTACCGGCAATAAAGGCCGGTCAAAGGGGCTGTCCAAAGGACTAAGCAATGGGATTATTAAGGGGATCGGCAGGGGGATTAGAGGCTATGCAAAGTTTTTGATTATTATTCTTGCCATAGTCCCTGTCTTGTATCTGGCAGATAAGGCGATTGCTGTTGCACATAACCGTATTTCTTTTTCATCGCATGTACCGGCTTTACCCACTGATCTTGTGAGTAGTTTTTTAAAGATTAAGTCAGTAACACTAAGCGGCAATAAATTTGTTACAGAAGAGGAGGTTTCTCCTTACCTGGACGGGCTGAAAGGTACTAATATTTTTAAGGCGGATATAAAAACCCTGATGAATAAGTTAAAAGAACACCCGTGGATAAAGGATGTAACAGTAAAGAGGGAACTGCCGGCCTCAATACTGGTAAATATCCTTGAAAGGATGCCGGCGTTATACATCAGCAGTAATGGGAGACTCTATCTTGCAGATGAAGACGGAGTATTTTTAGGTGAAAAACCGGAAAGCGTGTTAAACCTTCCTGTGGTATATGGTGTTTCATTGAGGGGGGCAGGGTCAGGAATAAAGGCAGGGGAAACAGTGTCAGCAGAAGGTATGCAGTCTGCACTCGAAGTTAAGAAAGAGCTGACTGCTATTCCTTGGATGGATATATCGTCTTCAGGTATAGAGATAAACGACAGTAATCAGGTAACCCTTCATCTGAAAGAATATAGTATAAGGCTTGGAAGAGGGGAATATAAAGAGAAGCTGAGACGTTTTCATGAACTGGCAAAAAATTTCAGGGATAAAGGTACTTCTTTTAAAGAGGTTGACCTCAGATTTAAAAATCAGGTTATTGTAAAGGAAGCTGGAACATAA